One part of the Rutidosis leptorrhynchoides isolate AG116_Rl617_1_P2 chromosome 1, CSIRO_AGI_Rlap_v1, whole genome shotgun sequence genome encodes these proteins:
- the LOC139853215 gene encoding uncharacterized protein gives MGRNKAVGPDQIPIEAWRCLGDDGVRWLTCLFNKTLRSSKMPMEWRVSETIPIYKNKGDAQTCGNYRGIKLLSYTMKLWERVIETRLRRVTNVSENQFGFMPGRSSIEAIHIIRNLMEKYREKQKNLEMVFLDLEKAYDCGRIDEDVSHRIKVGWMKWRAATGVLCDKKVPLKLKGKFYKVEIRPAMLYGSECWPLTKAQERRMEVAEMRMLRWTCGKTMLDMIPNSVFRENLKVRSIIDKLREERLRWFGHVRRRPPTVPIRRIEALTVDSVRRRGRPTRRWDDRIKLDLKELLLTEDMTYDRLTWRIRIRIDE, from the exons ATGGGGAGAAATAAAGCTGTAGGACCAGACCAGATCCCTATTGAGGCGTGGCGGTGCCTTGGAGATGATGGTGTTAGGTGGTTGACTTGCCTTTTCAACAAGACGCTTAGAAGCTCTAAAATGCCTATGGAGTGGAGAGTGAGCGAGACTATCCCCATCTATAAGAACAAGGGGGACGCTCAAACCTGCGGCAACTATAGAGGCATAAAACTACTTAgctatactatgaagctttgggagagagtgattgagactagactgCGAAGAGTAACAAATGTTTCagaaaaccaatttggtttcatgccagggcgctcGTCGATAGAGGCTATCCATATTATTAGgaaccttatggagaagtatagagaaaaACAGAAGAACTTGGAGATGGTTTTCTTGGACTTGGAAAAGGCTTATGACTGC GGGAGGATTGATGAAGACGTGTCACACCGTATTAAAGTAGGGTGGATGAAATGGAGGGCAGCGACTGGGGTCTTATGCGACAAGAAAGTCCCCCTTAAGCTGAAAGGGAAATTTTACAAAGTGGAAATTAGACCTGCTATGCTATATGGATCAGAATGTTGGCCATTGACGAAGgcgcaagagagaaggatggaggtggcagagatgaggatgctgAGGTGGACGTGCGGTAAAACAATGTTAGATATGATCCCAAATAGCGTTTTTAGAGAGAACCTGAAAGTcagaagcatcatcgacaagctaagagaagaacggctTCGATGGTTTGGACATGTGAGGAGGCGACCCCCTACTGTACCTATTAGGAGAATCGAGGCACTTACGGTTGACagtgtaaggagaaggggtagacctactcgtaggtgggaTGATAGAATTAAGCTCGACTTGAAGGAGCTTcttttgaccgaggacatgacttacgATAGGCTTACGTGGAGGATtagaattagaatagacgagtag